In Sphingobacterium zeae, one genomic interval encodes:
- a CDS encoding S41 family peptidase — translation MKLKTLIRAGKFVGIALTGLVVVSCKKDNPKPEPEPEPVVTERTEAQLIKDDIYKYYKLYSLWETSIPDYKADPSKFTDQYSSADAVLAALKRLTPAHAAYSGGVFDRFSYIVGLDGYNTATAATGRLKMDTNDGYGIYVQLGTDDGKKAFPIIYFVEGGSPAQKAGFKRSDFITAVNGDADYSVAVTCTDAGCTINDASARDKMMNKLNAALDAPTLTLQVKHQDGSTFSTLMSYANGYTINPIYKDTIYESTGNNVGYLALSSFEQIEDPAASGSSSEGIANKSAIDAVFTKFQDKQIKSLIVDLRYNGGGYVDASAYIADKIGGATTKGKLMLTYEVNNYIKSTPSINNMFQDTKFEGKSNLSLNKVYFLVSESTASAAEMLINVLKPYMQVQIIASGTRTYGKPVGFFEQVVQNKVSFWPVSFLLKNSAGFSDYWDGLVPDKRNIEDYVFADVGNKKETMLATALNDAAPGITTKASINAVSRKGYRTLKGGEVNIRPDRGMIKKR, via the coding sequence ATGAAATTAAAGACTTTAATCCGAGCAGGAAAGTTTGTTGGTATAGCGCTGACAGGGCTGGTTGTCGTTTCCTGTAAAAAGGATAACCCTAAACCTGAGCCAGAACCCGAGCCCGTTGTGACCGAGCGTACCGAAGCGCAGCTAATTAAGGATGATATTTACAAGTATTATAAATTATATTCCCTTTGGGAGACATCCATTCCTGACTATAAAGCCGATCCTTCCAAGTTTACCGATCAATACAGTTCTGCCGATGCAGTGCTTGCCGCACTCAAGCGACTGACTCCAGCGCATGCAGCCTATTCAGGCGGTGTGTTCGACCGGTTTTCGTATATCGTGGGGCTCGATGGTTACAACACGGCAACTGCAGCTACTGGAAGGCTCAAGATGGATACCAACGACGGGTATGGGATATATGTTCAATTGGGTACCGACGATGGAAAGAAAGCCTTTCCGATTATTTATTTTGTGGAAGGTGGATCTCCGGCACAAAAGGCAGGCTTCAAGCGATCCGATTTTATCACAGCCGTCAATGGAGATGCCGATTATTCTGTGGCTGTAACGTGCACAGATGCTGGTTGTACCATCAATGATGCAAGTGCACGGGATAAAATGATGAACAAATTAAATGCTGCCCTGGATGCCCCTACGCTCACTCTTCAGGTAAAACATCAGGATGGAAGTACTTTTTCAACGTTAATGAGCTATGCAAATGGTTATACCATTAATCCGATTTATAAAGATACTATCTATGAGTCAACCGGAAACAATGTGGGCTATCTTGCCCTGTCTTCCTTTGAACAAATAGAAGACCCGGCCGCTTCGGGATCAAGTAGCGAAGGGATAGCGAACAAGTCGGCGATTGATGCTGTCTTTACCAAGTTTCAGGATAAGCAGATTAAAAGCCTGATCGTTGATCTGCGCTATAATGGCGGCGGTTATGTCGATGCTTCTGCCTATATTGCTGATAAAATCGGTGGTGCAACTACCAAGGGCAAATTGATGCTTACCTATGAAGTAAACAATTACATCAAATCCACGCCAAGTATCAATAATATGTTTCAGGATACCAAGTTTGAAGGCAAGAGCAATTTAAGCCTCAATAAAGTCTACTTCCTGGTGAGCGAAAGTACAGCATCTGCTGCCGAAATGCTGATCAATGTACTGAAACCATATATGCAAGTACAGATCATAGCCTCCGGTACGCGTACTTACGGCAAACCGGTAGGTTTCTTTGAGCAGGTCGTCCAAAACAAAGTTTCTTTCTGGCCAGTTTCCTTTCTATTGAAAAATTCTGCTGGTTTTTCTGACTATTGGGATGGACTTGTTCCCGATAAACGTAATATAGAAGATTATGTATTTGCTGATGTGGGGAATAAAAAAGAGACCATGCTTGCGACAGCATTGAACGATGCTGCGCCAGGTATCACGACCAAAGCTTCCATTAACGCTGTAAGTCGCAAAGGATATCGTACCCTCAAAGGAGGAGAGGTCAATATCCGACCAGATCGCGGCATGATCAAGAAACGTTAA
- a CDS encoding TonB-dependent receptor — protein sequence MFKSSYIVFIFLLVFTNSVQAQRILTGYVKDLFGKGIEGATVSILGTENRTSTDLDGFYKLRVDAKPPYKLEVTSIGYIAQSALLKGNENYKDIQLKRDERVLETANVRGQTENQRRVNEIKRSGFNVSVIDMNRYANQTANVNQILRTAPGVTIREDGGLGSNFVFRINGLAAKIYIDGVPMDDFGPAMSLNNIPVNLVDRVEIYKGVVPAFLGSDALGGAVNIITKQRNRHFLDLSYSYGSFNTHQASLVGMYTNPKSKLSIRTNAFYNYSDNDYKMYTEEKYGILIQKVIDNKFVTIDEARRFHDRYYSSMGQIEVGLRDKSWADQFFVGLTYSGNNKQNQLGATINKPFGGNWTESAYIMPTISYKKQNFLIHRLYADMYANYGYDVTRNRDTATYNYEWGGRPIANSTGNTPNREKYIRDNTSSLLGRINLNYDFDESRTQSLNLNYNISTNDRQTYDKILNHNTSGLPKNMIKHIAGLAWQSQWFDKRLVANLAFKYYGIDTYQKIDERKYDDNNQYLSGDIVTQTNYLGNTGYSIAARYRIFKDGGVKFSAERAYKLPEMTAIYGNNFNILSNWDLKPENSDNLNGGFYYNTFFDQNHFINIDLSGFYRLAKDYQNTRIVTDNGQDKFQYYNIPGVKIYGGSFEARYGYKDVITVAFNGSYDRAIDNQKYTNENNQQVSATYGYQIPNRPWVYGNLDLSFAQNDWFSKGSRTQINWTTQYTKWFYLSDSHLGSLASKNYIPTQLVHSLLLSYSWNRNRYNLSGEARNIFDERAYDNFRLQKPGRAFYVKFRVSIL from the coding sequence ATGTTTAAGTCTTCCTACATCGTTTTTATATTTTTATTAGTTTTTACGAACTCAGTCCAAGCACAGCGCATCCTTACAGGTTATGTAAAAGATTTGTTTGGAAAAGGAATTGAAGGTGCTACCGTTAGTATACTGGGCACAGAAAACCGAACCTCTACTGATTTGGATGGGTTTTATAAGTTGCGTGTAGACGCTAAACCACCCTATAAGCTAGAAGTAACTTCTATCGGGTACATTGCACAGAGCGCACTTTTAAAAGGCAATGAGAATTACAAAGATATTCAGCTCAAGAGAGATGAACGTGTTCTTGAAACGGCCAATGTTAGGGGGCAGACCGAAAACCAACGCCGAGTTAACGAAATAAAAAGATCCGGGTTTAATGTCAGTGTGATTGATATGAACCGATATGCCAATCAAACAGCCAATGTCAATCAGATTTTACGTACTGCGCCCGGTGTCACCATCCGTGAAGACGGCGGACTGGGATCCAATTTTGTTTTTCGCATTAACGGGTTGGCTGCAAAAATTTATATAGACGGTGTTCCGATGGATGATTTTGGGCCAGCTATGTCGTTGAATAATATCCCTGTCAATCTGGTGGACCGGGTGGAGATTTATAAGGGGGTAGTTCCGGCATTTTTGGGATCAGATGCTCTTGGTGGTGCCGTCAACATCATTACTAAACAACGCAATAGGCACTTTCTTGATCTGAGTTATAGTTATGGATCCTTCAATACACATCAAGCATCATTAGTAGGGATGTACACCAATCCCAAAAGTAAGCTGTCGATTCGTACCAATGCTTTCTATAATTATTCCGACAACGATTACAAGATGTATACGGAGGAGAAGTATGGAATTCTTATTCAAAAAGTAATCGATAATAAATTTGTCACTATTGACGAAGCAAGACGATTTCATGACCGTTATTATTCAAGCATGGGTCAGATTGAGGTGGGGCTGCGGGATAAAAGCTGGGCCGATCAGTTTTTCGTAGGACTGACGTATTCAGGTAACAATAAGCAAAATCAACTCGGCGCCACAATCAACAAACCTTTTGGTGGCAACTGGACCGAATCGGCTTACATTATGCCGACCATTAGCTACAAAAAGCAAAACTTTCTAATACACCGCCTTTATGCTGATATGTATGCCAACTATGGTTATGACGTCACCCGGAATAGGGATACGGCAACATATAACTATGAGTGGGGTGGCCGTCCAATCGCCAATTCCACTGGAAATACCCCTAACCGAGAGAAATATATAAGAGATAATACCAGTAGTTTACTTGGAAGAATAAACTTGAACTACGATTTTGACGAGAGCCGCACGCAGAGCTTAAACCTGAATTATAATATCAGTACCAATGACCGTCAAACCTATGATAAAATCTTAAATCACAATACTTCGGGATTACCAAAGAATATGATTAAACATATTGCGGGTCTAGCCTGGCAAAGTCAATGGTTTGACAAACGACTGGTTGCCAACCTTGCCTTTAAATACTACGGTATTGATACCTACCAAAAGATTGACGAACGAAAATACGACGATAATAATCAGTATTTGAGTGGTGACATCGTGACACAAACAAACTATTTGGGCAATACGGGCTATAGTATCGCTGCCCGTTATCGGATATTCAAAGATGGTGGCGTAAAGTTCTCTGCAGAAAGAGCCTATAAATTGCCTGAGATGACAGCAATATATGGTAATAATTTTAATATTCTTTCCAATTGGGATTTAAAGCCCGAGAATAGCGATAATCTCAATGGCGGTTTTTACTACAATACCTTTTTTGACCAAAACCATTTTATCAATATAGATCTTTCCGGTTTTTATCGCTTGGCAAAAGACTATCAAAATACACGCATTGTAACAGACAATGGACAGGACAAATTTCAGTACTACAACATTCCGGGTGTAAAGATCTACGGCGGAAGTTTCGAAGCACGCTACGGGTATAAAGATGTTATTACTGTCGCCTTCAATGGTAGTTATGACCGAGCCATCGATAATCAGAAATACACCAATGAAAATAATCAACAAGTGAGCGCGACTTATGGGTACCAGATCCCAAACCGGCCATGGGTCTATGGAAATTTGGATTTAAGTTTTGCACAAAACGATTGGTTCAGTAAAGGCAGCCGTACACAGATCAACTGGACGACACAGTATACCAAATGGTTTTACCTAAGCGACAGCCATTTGGGCTCGCTGGCTTCCAAGAATTATATTCCCACACAACTCGTACACAGTTTGCTGCTTAGCTATTCCTGGAACCGCAACCGCTATAATCTCTCGGGTGAGGCGCGTAATATCTTTGACGAACGCGCTTACGACAACTTTCGTCTTCAAAAACCGGGGCGCGCATTTTATGTAAAATTTAGAGTTTCAATCCTATAA
- a CDS encoding PepSY-associated TM helix domain-containing protein yields MNLRRYNIYFNTHTISGIIICAILYVIFFAGSFSFFKNEINAWQKNESDKGGSYQNMVFDHLLDSIAQIKELKGRDITFYMQHNGHASYVNIGASQDTLVANKAKAVAAQKELAEKKRLATENKGAAVKDAKAKDEKKKRRGRGRRGNEDSMYFSYDLATKKSSDYSDGYTMGEFLYRLHFLAPLNQIGINIGRPFGYTLAGLVSFIFLFALISGLMLHWDKIKSNFFVFRPGNKWKTVWTDMHTALGVIGFPYQFMYALTGIVLIVNSVLIIPFSKYLYDGKEDQVYEALGYSDNTQYTYLYEPLKTSFNMGNFLDKLESKWPNSHMNRIFIKNYGDKSMHVVALYDADIDKNFAGSGKIIYRVADDKILFEKSAAENGSYLDYMKGFIYRLHLADFGGYPVKIIYFVLGIMGCFVIISGILIWLVARDKNNIPKRKRIFNFWAANVFMASCLTMFPITAMCFIAVKLATKVDQSFIFHVYFYSWLALAVFYVIRRNIAKTNLETLLLGSILSLAIPMANGVKTGNWIWETYRSGANDILLVDLLWLSLGIIGLLIFKKMLQNQKKENANGKTDSSDDSVVGRTTGTASRMPLKSTFALKNKPATKY; encoded by the coding sequence ATGAATTTAAGACGTTATAATATCTACTTCAATACGCATACAATCTCTGGGATAATCATTTGTGCCATTTTGTATGTGATTTTTTTCGCGGGATCTTTTTCATTTTTTAAAAATGAAATCAATGCCTGGCAAAAAAACGAGTCCGACAAAGGTGGAAGCTACCAAAATATGGTTTTTGATCATCTCCTAGATTCTATTGCACAGATTAAAGAACTAAAAGGAAGAGATATTACCTTTTACATGCAGCACAACGGTCATGCGAGTTATGTCAATATCGGCGCATCGCAGGATACCCTGGTGGCCAATAAAGCGAAAGCGGTAGCGGCGCAAAAAGAATTGGCCGAAAAGAAACGACTCGCGACGGAAAATAAAGGTGCAGCGGTAAAAGATGCAAAGGCCAAAGATGAAAAAAAGAAAAGACGTGGCCGCGGCCGACGTGGGAACGAAGATTCGATGTATTTTTCCTATGACCTGGCTACTAAAAAATCGTCAGATTATAGCGATGGCTATACCATGGGTGAATTTTTGTATCGCCTTCACTTCTTAGCGCCGCTCAACCAAATTGGGATCAATATTGGCAGACCCTTTGGCTACACCCTTGCTGGGCTGGTATCGTTTATCTTCCTCTTTGCGCTGATCTCTGGTCTGATGCTCCATTGGGATAAAATCAAATCCAACTTCTTTGTCTTCCGGCCCGGCAACAAATGGAAAACGGTATGGACAGATATGCATACGGCCCTGGGTGTGATCGGCTTTCCCTACCAGTTTATGTATGCCCTGACGGGAATCGTACTGATCGTAAACTCCGTATTGATTATTCCGTTTAGCAAATATCTCTATGATGGAAAGGAGGATCAAGTATATGAAGCCCTTGGCTATAGCGACAATACACAATATACGTATTTGTATGAGCCGCTCAAGACAAGCTTCAACATGGGTAACTTCTTGGACAAGCTGGAAAGCAAATGGCCAAATAGCCATATGAACCGCATCTTTATCAAAAATTATGGAGACAAAAGCATGCATGTCGTAGCGCTTTATGATGCCGATATCGATAAAAATTTTGCCGGTTCGGGGAAAATTATCTATCGGGTGGCCGATGATAAAATCCTCTTTGAAAAATCGGCGGCAGAAAATGGCTCTTATCTAGATTATATGAAGGGGTTTATTTACCGACTCCATTTAGCAGATTTTGGTGGCTATCCCGTCAAGATTATCTATTTTGTATTGGGTATCATGGGCTGCTTTGTGATCATATCGGGTATTCTGATCTGGCTCGTCGCAAGGGATAAAAATAATATCCCCAAACGCAAACGCATCTTTAATTTCTGGGCGGCCAATGTATTTATGGCGAGCTGCCTGACGATGTTTCCAATTACAGCAATGTGCTTTATTGCAGTCAAGCTGGCGACGAAAGTAGATCAATCGTTTATATTCCATGTTTACTTCTATAGCTGGCTGGCCCTGGCTGTTTTTTATGTGATCCGGCGCAACATCGCAAAAACAAACTTAGAAACACTCCTACTCGGCTCGATATTGTCTCTTGCAATCCCAATGGCGAATGGTGTAAAAACGGGGAACTGGATCTGGGAAACTTATCGCTCAGGAGCAAACGATATTTTACTGGTGGATCTCCTCTGGTTGTCTTTGGGCATCATCGGCCTACTCATCTTTAAAAAGATGCTGCAAAACCAAAAAAAGGAAAATGCGAATGGTAAAACGGACTCATCCGATGACAGCGTTGTTGGCCGTACGACTGGCACAGCCAGTCGCATGCCGCTTAAGAGCACATTTGCCCTAAAAAACAAACCTGCTACAAAATACTAA
- a CDS encoding replication-associated recombination protein A — MATRIPLAERLRPRQLSAYVGQQHIVGPDAVLYHAIQQKNIPSMILWGPPGVGKTSLALLIAKELDRPFFSLSAIQAGVKDIREVIEKAERLMNFNQDQPILFIDEIHRFSKSQQDSLLGAVERGLVTLIGATTENPSFEVISALLSRCQVYVLEHLSEQDLIGLIEKALHEDEYLQKQTIVVEEYEALLRLSGGDARKLLNVLELVVNAAILHREPITNAFVLKQVQQNMAIYDKAGEQHYDIISAFIKSIRGSDPNAAVYWLARMIEGGEDPSFIARRLLILASEDIGNANPNALLLANNCFQAVNVIGWPESRIILSQTVIYLATSVKSNASYEAINKAQALVKQTGDLSVPLAIRNAPTKLMKNLNYGAEYKYSHAYPGNFVVQEFLPKEISGVKLYEPGKNPQEEKLRQSLRDKWKEKYNY; from the coding sequence ATGGCGACACGAATTCCATTAGCAGAACGACTTAGACCGCGGCAATTGAGCGCTTATGTAGGGCAGCAGCATATTGTCGGTCCCGACGCAGTGCTTTATCATGCAATCCAGCAAAAGAATATTCCTTCCATGATTCTTTGGGGACCACCGGGGGTGGGTAAAACAAGTTTAGCCTTGCTGATCGCCAAAGAACTGGATCGACCTTTCTTTTCATTAAGTGCAATTCAGGCAGGGGTGAAGGATATTCGTGAAGTGATCGAAAAGGCCGAAAGGCTGATGAACTTCAACCAAGACCAGCCAATTTTATTTATCGACGAGATTCACCGTTTCTCCAAATCACAGCAGGACTCCCTGTTAGGAGCAGTTGAGCGCGGATTGGTGACACTTATTGGTGCCACCACTGAAAATCCATCGTTCGAGGTTATTTCAGCCTTGCTCTCGCGGTGTCAAGTGTATGTATTGGAGCATCTTTCCGAGCAAGATCTCATTGGTCTGATCGAGAAAGCATTGCATGAGGATGAATACCTGCAGAAACAGACGATCGTTGTTGAGGAGTATGAGGCACTCTTGCGGCTGTCCGGTGGCGATGCACGTAAATTATTAAATGTGCTGGAGCTGGTTGTCAATGCGGCCATACTACACCGAGAGCCGATCACAAATGCCTTTGTACTGAAACAGGTACAGCAGAATATGGCGATTTATGACAAAGCAGGAGAGCAGCATTACGATATTATATCCGCCTTTATCAAATCCATCCGTGGTTCGGACCCAAATGCAGCGGTATATTGGTTAGCGCGGATGATTGAAGGCGGCGAAGATCCATCCTTTATTGCACGGCGGCTGTTGATTTTGGCCTCGGAGGATATTGGTAATGCCAACCCGAATGCCTTATTGTTGGCCAACAACTGTTTTCAGGCGGTTAACGTGATTGGATGGCCCGAATCGCGTATTATTCTTTCGCAGACGGTGATCTACCTGGCTACCTCGGTCAAAAGCAATGCTTCTTATGAGGCCATTAATAAGGCACAGGCTTTGGTGAAACAAACCGGCGACCTGTCCGTACCCTTGGCTATCCGTAATGCCCCAACAAAGTTGATGAAAAACCTAAATTATGGCGCTGAATACAAGTATTCGCATGCCTATCCAGGAAACTTTGTTGTCCAGGAATTTCTTCCGAAAGAAATCAGCGGCGTCAAATTATATGAACCTGGTAAAAATCCACAGGAGGAGAAATTAAGGCAGAGTTTACGGGACAAGTGGAAGGAGAAATATAACTATTGA
- a CDS encoding tetratricopeptide repeat protein, translating into MRMTKYWFYILTTLTIFMNIPRRSVAQNAEKDYTGAIKKYDASFKGIGPEVYFLPPPKTANEILAENYAEKKFFSKEIARQLLLQRLLLQLRSTNNLGHFNYLMNPMPATANAWNDAIEGQKKAENWTAGYALSNEAALFSIKNNDSSNASAFLYQALSLANRTDNRDDIATINLNISNFQLYSGDFERAEESAQNYHTYVMKSKSYVEQANAWLLIAMARAGQGKYKTAENNIIRSAIPLFNKAKAYEGKIFAWEMLAEIYFNQHKYTEAQWFLLQARDLANAKKLSSELAEIEYLLASSKQKDGNFKVAIKEFVQAAELAAAENNKQLSLAILDKLGEVYLVLKDYPSADQTYKAYTQLKNELYK; encoded by the coding sequence ATGAGAATGACAAAATACTGGTTTTATATCTTGACCACCCTGACCATATTCATGAATATACCGCGTCGGTCCGTGGCACAAAATGCAGAAAAAGATTATACGGGCGCGATTAAAAAATACGATGCTTCGTTTAAGGGTATCGGACCAGAAGTGTACTTCTTACCTCCACCTAAAACAGCCAATGAAATACTTGCAGAAAACTATGCTGAAAAGAAATTTTTTAGCAAAGAAATTGCGAGGCAACTCTTACTCCAACGTTTGCTACTGCAGCTGCGAAGCACCAATAACCTTGGGCATTTCAACTACTTAATGAATCCGATGCCAGCGACTGCCAACGCCTGGAACGATGCAATTGAAGGGCAAAAGAAAGCGGAAAATTGGACGGCAGGCTATGCTTTATCAAATGAAGCCGCCCTATTTTCCATTAAAAATAACGACAGCAGCAATGCGTCAGCATTTTTATATCAGGCACTTTCTTTGGCTAACCGCACCGATAACAGGGATGATATTGCAACAATCAATTTAAATATCAGCAATTTTCAGCTGTACAGCGGGGACTTTGAGCGAGCCGAAGAAAGTGCACAAAACTATCATACGTACGTGATGAAGAGCAAAAGTTATGTGGAGCAGGCAAACGCCTGGCTTTTAATTGCTATGGCGCGAGCGGGACAGGGAAAATATAAAACAGCCGAAAACAACATCATTCGCAGTGCGATACCGCTATTCAATAAGGCTAAAGCTTATGAAGGAAAGATTTTTGCCTGGGAAATGCTTGCGGAAATCTATTTTAATCAGCATAAATATACAGAGGCCCAATGGTTTCTGCTGCAGGCCCGTGACCTGGCCAATGCCAAAAAACTAAGTAGCGAACTTGCAGAAATTGAATATTTGCTGGCCTCCTCCAAACAAAAGGATGGTAACTTTAAGGTGGCAATCAAAGAGTTTGTGCAGGCCGCAGAGTTGGCCGCAGCGGAAAATAATAAGCAACTGTCGTTGGCAATACTGGACAAACTCGGAGAAGTATATCTGGTCTTAAAAGACTATCCATCGGCTGATCAGACCTACAAAGCCTATACACAGTTAAAAAATGAACTGTATAAATAA
- a CDS encoding carboxy terminal-processing peptidase: MFRKLIFALFVVSIVSCGSKPRVALPDDEGLKPSTQHQIIAKEVSGLLENASYKKVKMNDSISGIIYDNLIKSLDQGKNYLLQADIDEFQSYKNNLAQDIKNGDLSAAFHIFNVYSKRYLDRMQYALSEIGKKQDYTKDEYYQPNREKLGWFKTAEEANDQWRKRVKYDLLNLETASGKSTDSAKTKQVETLKKRYVNLISQAKKSNANDAFQIVMQALTDAVDPHTSYFNPSFAQAFNEGMANTFEGIGARLSIDNEAVSIFEIIPGGPIFKDKSIHVNDKIIAVAQGKDGEFEDIIGWRLDAAVAKIKGPKGTIVRLKIIPAGQPMNSHPRIVSLVREKIVVEEESAKKEIMNVKGADGKMYKVGIINIPKFYMDFEAYRRRDPNYKSTTRDVRMILDTLKQQKVDAVVIDLRFNGGGSLPEAIDLTGLFIDKGPVVQVRDTKNNIDVEEDKNAGVSWDGPLGVMINRFSASASEIFAGAIQDYGRGIILGSQSYGKGTVQSAIDMSRVISPTSRLLLKASGEKDPDTPEGAPQYGQINITLGKFYRVNGSSTQHKGVTPDIVFPSQFSAEKFGESSEKSALPWDQIQSSNFKKVADLSAIDKKLEAMHEARIKNSLEYKYLKEDIEEAQKDEDVKIPLEFNKFKKDKDDNLKKNRDRINALLKLQGKPAWEEGKSQPKIDLDFVKDESAKVMTDYIINFGTKKPM; the protein is encoded by the coding sequence ATGTTTAGGAAACTCATATTTGCACTTTTTGTTGTATCCATTGTATCTTGTGGTTCAAAACCACGAGTCGCACTTCCTGATGACGAAGGGCTTAAACCAAGCACACAGCATCAGATCATCGCTAAGGAAGTCTCTGGATTATTGGAAAATGCAAGCTACAAAAAGGTCAAAATGAACGATTCAATATCGGGCATTATATACGATAATCTGATCAAAAGTTTGGATCAAGGAAAAAATTACCTGCTTCAGGCAGATATTGATGAATTTCAGTCTTACAAAAATAATCTTGCCCAGGACATTAAAAATGGGGATCTATCGGCCGCTTTCCATATTTTCAACGTGTATTCGAAGAGATACCTGGACAGAATGCAATATGCGCTTTCCGAAATCGGCAAAAAACAGGATTATACGAAAGACGAGTATTACCAGCCTAACCGTGAAAAATTAGGATGGTTCAAAACGGCAGAGGAGGCCAATGACCAATGGCGAAAACGTGTGAAATACGACTTGCTCAACTTAGAAACTGCCAGTGGCAAATCTACCGACAGTGCAAAGACCAAACAGGTAGAGACATTAAAAAAACGCTATGTCAATTTGATCTCTCAGGCCAAAAAAAGCAACGCAAATGATGCTTTTCAGATCGTGATGCAAGCGCTGACAGATGCTGTAGATCCGCATACTTCTTATTTTAATCCATCTTTTGCCCAGGCATTTAACGAAGGAATGGCCAATACTTTTGAAGGGATCGGTGCAAGATTATCCATCGATAACGAAGCGGTAAGTATCTTTGAAATTATCCCCGGTGGACCTATTTTTAAAGACAAGAGCATTCACGTCAATGATAAAATCATTGCTGTAGCGCAGGGAAAAGATGGTGAATTTGAAGATATTATTGGTTGGAGACTGGATGCTGCTGTAGCAAAAATCAAAGGTCCAAAGGGAACAATCGTTCGTCTGAAAATTATTCCTGCCGGCCAGCCAATGAACTCTCATCCACGCATTGTATCCCTTGTACGGGAGAAAATCGTCGTTGAAGAAGAGTCTGCGAAAAAAGAAATCATGAACGTCAAAGGAGCGGACGGAAAAATGTATAAAGTGGGTATCATCAACATTCCTAAATTCTACATGGATTTTGAGGCTTACAGAAGACGTGACCCGAATTATAAGAGCACAACAAGAGATGTTAGGATGATATTGGACACACTGAAACAACAGAAAGTGGATGCGGTGGTTATCGACCTGAGATTTAATGGTGGTGGTTCTTTACCTGAAGCAATTGATTTGACAGGTTTATTTATCGACAAGGGTCCTGTTGTACAAGTGAGAGATACAAAAAATAACATTGATGTTGAAGAAGATAAAAATGCCGGTGTTTCTTGGGATGGCCCACTGGGCGTCATGATTAACCGCTTCTCGGCTTCGGCTTCTGAAATCTTTGCTGGTGCTATACAAGATTATGGAAGAGGGATTATTTTAGGATCTCAAAGCTACGGCAAGGGCACAGTGCAGTCGGCAATAGACATGTCACGTGTGATCAGCCCAACCAGCCGATTGCTGTTAAAGGCATCGGGCGAAAAAGATCCGGACACCCCGGAAGGCGCCCCTCAGTATGGACAGATCAATATTACATTGGGTAAATTTTATCGGGTTAACGGAAGCAGCACACAACACAAAGGTGTGACGCCTGATATTGTATTCCCTTCTCAGTTTTCTGCAGAGAAATTTGGCGAAAGCTCAGAAAAATCAGCGCTCCCTTGGGATCAAATCCAATCAAGCAACTTCAAAAAAGTAGCTGATCTGAGTGCAATCGATAAAAAATTGGAAGCGATGCATGAGGCACGCATCAAAAACTCATTGGAATATAAATATCTGAAAGAGGACATCGAAGAAGCTCAAAAGGATGAGGATGTTAAAATTCCATTGGAATTTAACAAATTCAAGAAAGATAAAGATGACAACCTCAAGAAAAATAGAGACCGCATCAACGCTTTATTGAAATTGCAGGGGAAACCAGCTTGGGAAGAAGGCAAATCACAGCCTAAAATCGACCTGGATTTCGTGAAAGACGAAAGTGCAAAAGTGATGACCGATTATATCATCAACTTTGGCACAAAAAAACCGATGTAA
- a CDS encoding transposase — protein sequence MSKKCIAPKKLTTFWGYFFMNKKKKHSFEFKQSCVKQMDEHYRSAKSLGRELGITYSLLDTRHRIYKYHGYAGLLPKKGKRIFSPSFKLSVLSAIREESLSLKEARLRFDLFSYVHIINWQKRLDEFGPAGLEPQAKGRQPMTKKANQQIKRKARKTNKPLTREEEFLQ from the coding sequence GTGTCCAAAAAGTGCATTGCCCCCAAAAAGTTAACCACTTTCTGGGGGTATTTTTTTATGAATAAGAAAAAGAAGCACAGTTTTGAATTTAAGCAGAGCTGTGTTAAACAGATGGATGAGCATTATCGCTCTGCAAAATCTCTTGGTAGAGAATTAGGAATCACCTATTCATTACTTGACACTAGGCATAGGATATATAAGTATCATGGATATGCAGGACTTCTTCCCAAAAAAGGGAAAAGGATCTTTAGCCCGTCTTTTAAGTTGTCAGTCCTTAGCGCAATCCGTGAAGAAAGTTTATCTTTGAAAGAGGCCCGCTTACGCTTCGACCTTTTCTCGTATGTCCACATCATCAACTGGCAAAAAAGACTGGATGAATTTGGTCCGGCAGGATTGGAGCCGCAGGCTAAAGGAAGACAACCTATGACTAAAAAAGCAAACCAACAGATCAAGAGAAAGGCCAGGAAAACGAATAAACCACTCACGCGTGAAGAGGAATTTTTGCAGTAG